In Pocillopora verrucosa isolate sample1 chromosome 13, ASM3666991v2, whole genome shotgun sequence, one genomic interval encodes:
- the LOC136277905 gene encoding uncharacterized protein isoform X1 — MVKSLSKQDVGKSRTKSKDLWSSEDDDIAWKQKPKENQKKKKKGKNIIDSDSDEDPLPPKIRKATSVKKEESSKARKSRRAISLDSACQRKQSLHPLDPNHHQTTVPLDIMVL, encoded by the exons ATGGTGAAGTCTTTATCGAAACAAGATGTAGGAAAGAGCCGAACGAAAAGCAAG GACTTATGGAGtagtgaagatgatgacattgcctggaaacaaaaaccaaaagaaaatcagaagaagaagaagaaaggaaaaaacattattgactcAG ATTCTGATGAAGATCCTCTTCCTCCAAAAATCAG AAAGGCCACATCAGTAAAGAAGGAGGAGAGTTCAAAAGCTAGGAAAAGTAGAAGAGCAATCAGCTTGGACTCAG cttgccaaagaaaacaaagcctgCATCCACTTGATCCTAATCACCATCAGACCACTGTTCCTTTGGATATTATGGTGCTTTAA
- the LOC136277905 gene encoding uncharacterized protein isoform X2: MVKSLSKQDVGKSRTKSKDLWSSEDDDIAWKQKPKENQKKKKKGKNIIDSDSDEDPLPPKIRKATSVKKEESSKARKSRRAISLDSDEEEVVP; encoded by the exons ATGGTGAAGTCTTTATCGAAACAAGATGTAGGAAAGAGCCGAACGAAAAGCAAG GACTTATGGAGtagtgaagatgatgacattgcctggaaacaaaaaccaaaagaaaatcagaagaagaagaagaaaggaaaaaacattattgactcAG ATTCTGATGAAGATCCTCTTCCTCCAAAAATCAG AAAGGCCACATCAGTAAAGAAGGAGGAGAGTTCAAAAGCTAGGAAAAGTAGAAGAGCAATCAGCTTGGACTCAG ATGAGGAAGAAGTTGTCCCTTAG